The Harmonia axyridis chromosome 3, icHarAxyr1.1, whole genome shotgun sequence nucleotide sequence ACATTGCGTGAGACAGCGATGGAGCTAAAGCTATACGATAACGATACATGAACATTTGTTCATGAGAAAGCTTTGCTCCTGGAAAATAACTAATGTATGCACTCAACCATATATTCTCCACCATACTTCAAGAGATTTTCTTGTCTTCAGTTTTCTGATGGAATATTTCGCTGTATCTTCATTCTGCAGTGTTTTTGTGGTGCCATTCTGGCTCGACTTCCCTTAAATTTTCCTCCTGTAGTCTGTATAGCTCTCTGAAATATTCATACCATTTTGTGCTTTTTATTGATGGTATCTGTACGTATTctgttttttccttcttctgATTTCGCAATGTTTTCCAGATATTTCTTTGAGCTCCAAATAAATCGTGCTCTATGTCCTTAacatacttttcctacaactgctatgaaaagtagcgtatttttcatagcttactcaatttcaaaactatatgtattgctcatactgtgggaaatattatttctcacggcactttgcccacacctcgcttggtgaccaatgaaattgggcttttgagtcgtttctatggaaacgcaataaattagcacaaactgtcaacgaaggccattttgatttgaatcaaggcCATTACTTGATATtggaatttgtgcagttgtaagaAAAGtgtagtgtgcaacatgtggagaaagtccttttctcgctcgtgtgtttgcggcactcgcctttcaggctcgtgccacaaacttccacactcgcgtgAAAATTTGGACTTTCCcaacttgttgcacaatatactttttTCCAGTGGCCCTCTCTgatttttctcttcatttgaaattttctaataatTCAAATGATGACAACCGTTTTCTACAAATGTTACCACTTCTTTATTATAGCTTCTCGAAACTCGTCAATCTGTTCTGCCGCACCCTGTTAATTCATATCAATATTGCCAAATTTACATTAATACAAATATAGAGGTGCAATTATTGAGATTATTCTCCCAAAAATAGACACCTATATCATTTGATTCACCTAAGGAAATAAACCAGAAATTCCTCACTTCGAATGTTCATTACTTTGTTTAGTTCCAGCAACACATCTGTACCTACCACCAAGAGAACTCTAGACAGTTTCACGTTATTAGAATTCCAGGGAGACGTTTCCTTTTTTGCCCCTGAAAAGATATCTGCATAACAATTCAGGCTGTTTGAGGTAGGAATGCTAAACTTTCGAAGGTGGGAATAATTGCGTTCGCTCAGTTAATTAGCTACAAGTAGTACATACCAGCTTCCACGCCATTGTACACGCTGCAAGAATAGGCATGGGCCAAAGGGTAGAGCCGTACCGGGAGCGGCTCTGTCCTGCTTAATACCGCCAACATTGTATTATACCACCGACATTTGAATTCACTATCTCTGTAAGCATAAGCCCCAATTAACATCCAAGAAATGAATTCTCCATTTCCCGTTCACTGAATCTTGAATTCGAAATTCGGGTCTGAATAAACCGATTTCATTtctgatgctttcgcaatttagTCCACCAAGTGAAATGTTATCGAACAAATGGGAGCGACGAGAGATTCCAAGAAAACAGGAACAAATGTAATGATTGAGCCATTAAAGACCGCAGAACTGTATTCAGTCGATTGGTATTAAAGTACTCAAAGCTGCTCAtttaagtttattatttttaatgataaaTTAACTGCGATGTTAAAATTTCATATACCTGGAGATGTTATTGTCACTTTGACATCGATAAAAAAGGTGCATCCTTTTTTATCGAATAAAAACTTCTCTTCCTCAATATCTAGTAAAAGTGTCAATTAGTCTGtcagatttttgaattttaaacataTAGTGCATTCTTTTTGAATCGGTGTGGTAATTATTTAACTTTGTTGATATAAAAACCCAAAAGATGAATCTATACCGCAAGCTACAAAAATCTACATCCATATATTCTGTCGTTAATTTATCTTGCCAAAAAACACTCGAGCTTTTCTTTTATCAGATAAATTTCTCTTTAACTCAAAGTTTTGCCAATCACTAGATTTGCTCGAAAAACATCAGATAAAATCGTGTTTATCATGTCAGTTTTTTTCGTAAAATTAGTGATTGGCAAAACTGTTTCGTTGTAAAGAGAAATTTATCCGATAAAAAAAAGCTCTTGTGTTTTTACTGTTGATGAAATTTTAACCCCATTCATATTATCAAAGTTTACATTTTAGAATGTCtagaatccaaaaattgaatcaagAGCTTTTCTCAGAAAGTATTGAAGCATTCTACAAGGAATTTGAACAATTGATACATCGCGTTGACCCTCCTAGCTCAATAATACGATACATTCATTTTTGAAGCAAAAAAAGGGAAACCAAATCAAAACAATAcgtaaatttgaaattgaaaaactttacTGCAATAAGGATActgaaaacagtttttttttaccGCAAAGTCCAAGCACTTTCAGTTCTagtgttatgaatttttgaatgatacagggtgattcaaaattcaatatcaagtggcatatttttcaggtcaaaataagaagTTTTTTCTCAAACATGTGTATACATGCAGCAAACGCTTCATTAACGAACTACAGAGCGTTaaagtttccattttttttagttttttcttcatatcttattcagtttttgagatataaagattaaatatgaaaaattttattatttttttgaaggtTTATATTATCCAGTATGCCTAATGAGTAATGATTGTAACAAGCTTCAGAGACATATTTTTTCAAAGGTCTTTTTCGCTGCTTAAACTTTTTTGTGGTTTTTCGCTGGTAGATtctaacatttgaaattaattcattattttgttgatttgtttttttacataaatttttttgttatttgtaaTTTTCACTAGGCATAAACTTCTTGAACACAATCATGTATCATTCTGTTTTTCAagtgaaatgaaagaaattataaaatttaaaaaaattattgagctACACAAAATGATTCGGGTCATTTTTATTATCTACATCTACAACTAAATATGAATTGAAGTTCAGTACTAACAAATGTGATAATAAACTGTGCATTATCTGTAGACAAGAAATTTGCAGATAATGAAAAACTCTCAAGCATATAAAAATAATCAGAAGCCTTTTTTCGGAATAACACTCCAGCAATGTGATTATTAACCTAATATGCTACAATAAATTAAGAAAATAAACTCGAAGCTAACCTGAAAAATATCTCTCACTCCGACTTatatttcaaatagagaatTGTGTGTTTATTTTCCAAGATACTATTCGAAGCTTTATTCACCACTTTGTATCAGTTTATTCTCCTAAAAGAAACATCAAATTTATCTCACTCTCACTCATCAACAAAATTAAGCCTACAAAATTCAATGTCTTTCATTTTCACTTCTAGATAATACTTCAATGGCAGTTACTTCTGAAGGTTTCCTGCATTTGATCCACCAATATTCGAAGGCAAGTGTAACAAGCGATATTCCAATACCAACGAAAATAATGATGAAGACACCTCCAATGTTCTGGATACTAATGCCATCAGATTGGTTATCCTGTTCATCGCATACTATCTTGTTAGGATTTTTATTCCACCATTTCTCTTTCAGATGCTCCAACTCTCTCATATTAAGGAGCATGAGAATGCTGTGAAGATAAATTAACTGTTAAGTGTCTCCAGAATTAAGTGAACTAGATTTTCTACTTCAATGGCAGTTTATTGTGGAAAACACAGTCTGCTAGATTATAGACctgttatcgaaaatatttcatgaagtgaatgatttcttcaaatttttttcaattgattctgCATTTTTCGAGATACGAAGTTAGTCCAAACACTGTCCTTTGAAGGACAAAAGCAGTGTCAGAGCCTTTAAGGGTACTAGCAAAATAGAAGCAACACCGCATTCGAGACTGTTCAAGTGAACATGAGAAATAAACAGAAAGAAAGTGGTTGATATTAAAGTAAAATTCAGAGGAAAAAGAGAAGCAACGAATAACGAATGTTATAATACATATATGAATATATTGATGAATCTATTCAGTGTGCAATCTGTTGAAATGCAGTTTGGAGTTAACTTTTTCAACACAATGATATATTTTATGCTATTATAATGAACGATTGATTATATTCCGGATATTTCAGATACCTTGAAGGACACTGCAAATTTTCACACAATGGCTTGTTATTCCTTTCTACATCGAAAAATGTAAGGAAACACCACAAGCGATGTTTGAACGCGAGTTGATCTGTTCTGAAATTCAGATAAAACCAAAATAGATCAAAAGAAACACTACCTACATCATTTCGCCtcaatatctgaaattttcatatttcgaGCTAATAATGATGACGATAGAAATCGACTCACTCATGACGAATGCGTGGACAAATTTAATCCTGTCAGCCGTCCGCCCGACCGTAGGTACAATAACTCCTGAACTAGAGAACTTTGTTAATGAACAAAATTCGACGAgagttccgtaaatatgacgGTTCGAAATTTGGCTTTTCTGATACCTaattaaaaattgattttgaacgaGTTACCAGAACTACTAGAGAAAATGCAAGACCaatattggagaaaataatcAGACTTCATTCAATAAGTCCCGGCCTAACTGGTTAAAACtgattttttccgaaaattcgACTTGATACATGCACCTCTAACTCttcaatactttttctgtagaaaaattgGTCTTTGCTTTTGAAGTAGGCTTCAACTTCGGCAATCACTTATTCATTAGAACCAAATTTATTTCCTTGAAGCTTATCTTAGGTTTCCAAAAACTCAGTAATcactggaggccagatctggagaactAGCTGGgcgtcaagcagttggaagagcAATCTTTTCGATTCGACTATGGTTTTCCTCGATTTGTGATAAGAAgcattgtcttgataaaacaatttttgtttgcaTTTGAGGGCTTGGTGACAACAGCtctcaagttttgccgcgggtaaattCTGAAAAACTGCTGGCAGGTGCTGCCAAATagtttttccatctagaaaccaattgtaattcaaaattgcgccTTTGCAGttggtggaaattaagacgAGGAAAATAGTAATAGTTAATTGACTTCTTatataattaacaattatctCTGATTGAGGTCTGGGTTATCTACCCAGACCTCAATCCATTGAAGAATCCTATGAATAGTATTTTGAACTAATGTCTCgttatattatataaaaaaaggaaatctGCCTTCACTTCCTCCATAATACATAATCCttacataatattgattttcccGCAAACTTCGAAAGTCCGCCACTAGAAAGCGCTCATTACCAATAAACGAATTAACCGAGAACATAATCTTCTATCTGCAAATATAACCATTCCACTCTGTTGTAGTGACCATTACTGAAGAAACCCACATCAAATTCCAAGGAGAATGCGATTTTTTCAGTAGAAGATATGCCCAATTTCGTTTTTCCTACTTCATAAAAAACACTCGACAAAATTCGCGTTTTTGActttacattttcaatattgtGAAGCATTTAGATTCAACACAATTAACTATTTTTCCCTCGTCCCAATACACAacaatcacaaacgctcaattttgaattaaaaatggtttctagatggaaaaatAGCACCATTAGCACCTGTCTGCAGTTTTGTCGAGTTTGCTGACGGCAAAACTTGATTGCTGTTGTCACCAATAATCACTATACTTTTGATATCAAGTAACTATGGTCCCATGAAacagtcttgtcaaataccatttgggaatttaatttttcttgtgaaaaatggaaaaaacgcattgcaaaataatatttttttaacaacaAGCATTTGTGCAGGtacaaaaatcctcgtctttgatttggatttttgttgccaccagcactcatgcttcttaatacgttttttttttcggttttactCGGAAAATTCAGATGCCCTCATGATATTATtcacgatgaattattcgaacaaaaaATCTAAATACTTACGCTGTATTCAATTGGTTCTTCAGTGACGAACCCTCTGGAAGTGCAAGCGCATAAGGTTTTCGTGAAAATTCCTCGCCAACTGGTTTCAAATCACAATTAGTCATCTCCAAATATTTTATATCAGTTCCATCACCCAGATAAGCGAAACCTTCCGATGATGATGGAGAGTCTCTAACTCTTTTCACAGCTTCTTCCAGGCTTTTGGGAAAACCTGCTTGCGTCATTGCTATCCACATTTTAGAATACCTTTGACTCACTGGGTAGTCCCAAACTGCCAATTTGGCTCGTTCGGTATCATTCATGGTTCTGTTCAAGCTCATATCTTTCCAAATTCTGAAAAGGACAGTGAATATAGgaaatattacaataatttgTTTCGATCTCGAGGAAATTAGGTCCAACTCCTCTCGTTTTAATGAGGAAAAGGATAATTTCATGGGCTATCAATTATTtggttttttaatttctttttcgaattttcaacagAGTATTTCACCTTATTTCATTTTCACCAAAAATGTGTCTATTGAAATACAAACAGTGGCGGCTCACCATAATTTACCTAAAAGTTCAGTAATTATTTTCGACACCTCTTCTACAATATTCAAACATATACAAACATTTAAAAgcatatataaataataatcacattaaacatattgaaatatgttgTGTGTAGTAcacaataaataatattcagacACTTCGATTGTTGTGGATTTACGACCCTCTGCAATTAAGAATCTTCCTGGATTCAGTACCCTTACAAACTACTGAGTTCTGAAGAACCTTCTTTTGAGGACTAATTACCATAAGATGGGTACAttgtccttcgagccggatatttatttatttataattcacggacaagccattttacattgaaagtaagaaaaaaaaaacaaaagaactagttcatgaaaaggataaatCTAAACACAGTTAAAaagattccaaatattttttaGGCTGGAAGATTGATATGTGTAATAAATCGATTTCAACACGATTGGCCTCTTTTATGGCTCTCTGAATGGGATTGTTCatactataatataatataataagttgGATTGAAAGGGATATTGAAAAGATCGCAATACCTTAGAGATTCGTGTTAAGGCCTATTCACAATCAATGAAATGGTTTACAATTTCATGCACAaacataatatcaaaataatttattctagTTTTTAGCGGTTCAAAGATAAAGTGATGTACATATAATTATAGCTAAAAGTAGTCGCCGGAGCTTATGAGACTTTTCTCATAAGTCCTGGCGACTAATTTTAGTTGTTTCTAATACTTTTATTGGAAACAAATCATAACATTTGTATTTACTCAAGTGTAAAAAATTACCAGAAAAAACTGAATTATAGGAGTACCATTTAGAGAATAACCTTTCGatgttttgtttattatttaaaGTAGGAAACATCATCagtaacataaaaatttcaagcggattattgaataaaaaaaaggatAGAAAAAACCCATTCTTCTTGTTACATCTATATGCCAATACTCATCTACCTAACAACATTATTAAGGAATTTGAAATGTGATTCACCTACTCTGTACGTCCCGAGCCGCCACTGAACACAAACAGAAATATGCAAAGATTACAAAGCTCATTGATGAAGGAAATTCGCTCCATAAAACTTATAACGAAACAATTGaaacaaaacagaaaaaattatacaaactCATAAAATCTCTTCTCTATATTTTTCATCCTCAAAAAGTATGTGGCTGATTGAGAACCATTCATTGGTGCatattgtattttatattgCTTCGCCAGGTCATCGAGTGACTCGATCGGAGTTTCTAAGCGTGATACAGTCAAAAAGGCAGCTAGGTTAGCAGTATAcgaagaaattattataaatccAAAAAGCCACCATGCTCCTGCTGCGAAGCGACCAGAAGAGTTTTTAGGAGCTTCTCCACCCCCTTGTGGTGTCAAAGAGGTCATACAAAACCAAAGGCATTCCTTCAAGGTGAAATCCCTGTTATCGTTGTCGTTTTCATATTTCTCTGGGTTGTTTCTGTAGCTCATGGGACTCATTCGGTCGAAAATCCAAAGCAGGAAACTGAAATAgggaaaacttttttgaagttggttttataaaaaaaattaggaaacgAAAAAGTAAAACATCAtcatcacaaaataaaaaaaaaaatttcaaatgatatgAGAACAGCAAAATTAAATTATCACTACAAAAAATTGTTGGAAACTTCATCCTTTTGCGATTTATGCAGTCGAGACTGCTTATTGATAACAAATATTATTTCAGAAGTTTATGATATCGTTGGAAGTTTGTATTTATTTCTATTGAATGATATggaaaataacgggtgttttttttcgaggtatataactttaagttggcattactgttcaagatggcgaccgatttaacagctgtcagttgatttattctcagtttggtttggaaattcatctcaaatagactcacgcctgaacaacgcttgcaaatagtgcaattttatttcgaaaataatggttctgtgcggaatacgtatcgcgcactacgtccacaatcgtcgacaaaatcgtccatcagagcagttaattcaattaaccatggaacgttttcgcaccacgtttactcttattgataactcgcatccccagagacgccgtacggtgcgtacagaagaagctattgctgctttatgggctggtggaatcattggtccgtacttcttcaaaaacgattatggccagaacgttacagtcaattgtaatcggtatagagccatgattactaactttttcattcctgaattgaacaaccatgatgtctaggagctgtggttccatcaagacggcgcaacatgtcacacagctcgtgccacaatcgatttattgaccgcctaatttcacgttttggacctgtgaattggcctccaagatcttgtgatttaacaccactagactactttctgtggggctatgtaaagtcattggtctatgcggataagccacaaacccttgaccatttggaagacaacattcgccgtgttattgccgatatacggccacaaatgttgaaaaaagtcatcgaaaattggacgtccagattggactacatccgagccagacgtggcggtcatatgccagaaatcatatttaaaatgtaatgccacaagattatcttgcggataaatgaaattcatgtcaatcgaataatccatcgttgtttgattgcaattgaaagttctatagctctaaaaaacaccctttataatattgTTACATTTTTTCATGTGTTTTTCTTATGTCAAAGGCTTTCTTAGCATTATTGTCATTTCACAAATGAATATTGAGttttcattcgatcgaattaATATTTTCGAGTTATTGGAAACCTTATTGCAAATTCCGAAACCATTGGAAGGATTTGGCCACCTTTAATAATTCATACTGCGCATTTAGTCATCAAACATACCACCATAATTTCAAGACTCTAGGTAGTCTAGGTCAGCTTCgccaaaatagaaattttgcgTCTGAATCAtaaaatatcgagaaaaaaacaatgaaaaaattgttgtgaaatttttctttgaagccCCCAGTTTAAGATGCACCTAATTAAAATGTTCATAATATGATCACAGTGGTAGTTAGAACTCCTTACTATCAACAGTCATACATGTATTTGAAGGGTTGTTGCTACGTCCAGAAACAAGTCAAATCATTTGAGTTTCCCCTAATATTTTTGATTGGAGAATACGATAGTGAATTATTAACCACTCATTCTGGATTTAACCTGTATAGAAGAAAAATCTTGTTTGTTACCAAAATATCACCCGCTGAAATAAAGACTTGTAGATGGTTAAAAGAGAGTACATAAACGTCTTTACCTGGTGAAGAAATACGCAGCTATGATGCAGTACCACACTTCGTCCTCCAAAACACCCAAGAATTTAAATAAAGAGGTCGGAACATAAGGTATCTTCATCAGGATAGTAATGCCTACCAAATCGTAGTAAGGAACTGTGAAATCTATAACGCTTTCTCTCTCTTCCATAACAGATATTGGACCCAATCCAATGTCTGCTTTCTTATCCATAAGATCCTTGATCAGACCGTTCCAATGACCCTTCTCATCCATATGCCCAAATTCATTATTTGTCGCTAGAATAACTTCGTATTCAAATTTTGCGAGTTTTCCTATTTTGTCCATGAGGTCAATGCAGTAGCCGTTGTATCCTTTGGG carries:
- the LOC123674544 gene encoding LOW QUALITY PROTEIN: ionotropic receptor 25a-like (The sequence of the model RefSeq protein was modified relative to this genomic sequence to represent the inferred CDS: deleted 1 base in 1 codon), which encodes MVLMYQGCIFEILFSLVYVNEKGNEVAESAVNSAIGYIEQSGKYNLKLEVTRVSGNRNNDSNEMLKSLCENYHRMLDNKRPPHLVLDTTMTDMASETVKIFTRGLALPTISASYGQNGDLREWNNLDIIERKYLIQVSPPADLIPEMIRKLVVRQLMISAAIMYDKTFVMDHKHQSLLRNIATRHLISEINPTEIDQQLLRMIKFDLVNFFILGSLETIKLVLDSAWKHNLFNKNKKYAFYILTQDLGDLLECEIKNGTIFFGQPSVNKNFKSRLDFLKKTYFLDGKPEMTASFYFDLSIQAFLTVRNMMIDGTLYYTKNPKYITCDEYNKLNKPTRAGLDLEVMFKMQTEHTIESPSFGNLVVVSNGLSSMRFEMNLNLIDFRQGHVSRKITVGNWMGGIDSNISDVNSKIFDSYHAVLTYRVVVAEQTPFIFRDPEHPKGYNGYCIDLMDKIGKLAKFEYEVILATNNEFGHMDEKGHWNGLIKDLMDKKADIGLGPISVMEERESVIDFTVPYYDLVGITILMKIPYVPTSLFKFLGVLEDEVWYCIIAAYFFTSFLLWIFDRMSPMSYRNNPEKYENDNDNRDFTLKECLWFCMTSLTPQGGGEAPKNSSGRFAAGAWWLFGFIIISSYTANLAAFLTVSRLETPIESLDDLAKQYKIQYAPMNGSQSATYFLRMKNIEKRFYEIWKDMSLNRTMNDTERAKLAVWDYPVSQRYSKMWIAMTQAGFPKSLEEAVKRVRDSPSSSEGFAYLGDGTDIKYLEMTNCDLKPVGEEFSRKPYALALPEGSSLKNQLNTAILMLLNMRELEHLKEKWWNKNPNKIVCDEQDNQSDGISIQNIGGVFIIIFVGIGISLVTLAFEYWWIKCRKPSEVTAIEVLSRSENERH